One Phycisphaerae bacterium RAS2 DNA window includes the following coding sequences:
- the zraR_3 gene encoding Transcriptional regulatory protein ZraR: MTKAPATTKPRTNATSDPQSAAPNTGDRVLIVDDDRLIGESLSDFLQLESYKVDAVESVDAAVLKLAAQPYSVVITDVNMPKADGFELLRIIRDRHPDIVTIVITGYGTIESAVEAIKMGAYDYLTKPLSDDEIRLVVQRAVRQQSLLRENRTLKQQLELRYGLENVVGHDYKMLKLFDLIESVAESRTTVLISGESGTGKSLIARAVHHRSDRRDKPFIEVSCGAIPEGLLESELFGHAKGAFTGAVADKEGKFKAAEGGTIFLDEINSASPALQVKLLRVLQERRYEPVGSNKTINADVRVILASNVDLKREVEAGRFRQDLYYRVNVLSLHVPPLVERLGDIELLAQHFLAKHRAELKKEIVGLSPETLTTLQRYHWPGNVRELENALERAVVLCRGKFIQPEDLPPAIVEEASLKASAAAEGSPVGTTAPAAPSGKWFTIHQFAAMSLKDAMEEPERQILEAALKLNRWNRQTTAEMLQINRTTLYKKMKHYGLEYDPDQHS; the protein is encoded by the coding sequence ATGACCAAGGCACCGGCAACCACGAAGCCCCGGACGAACGCCACGTCGGACCCGCAATCGGCTGCGCCAAACACGGGGGACCGCGTGCTCATCGTCGATGACGACCGGCTGATCGGCGAGTCGTTGAGCGATTTTCTCCAGCTTGAGTCCTACAAGGTGGACGCGGTCGAGTCGGTGGATGCCGCCGTGCTCAAGCTTGCCGCGCAACCCTACAGCGTCGTCATCACCGATGTGAACATGCCCAAGGCCGACGGTTTCGAGTTACTGCGCATCATTCGTGACCGGCATCCCGACATCGTGACGATCGTCATCACGGGCTACGGCACGATCGAATCGGCCGTCGAGGCGATCAAGATGGGCGCGTACGACTATCTCACCAAGCCGCTCTCCGATGACGAGATTCGCCTCGTTGTGCAACGAGCCGTGCGGCAGCAGTCGCTTCTGCGCGAGAATCGCACGCTGAAGCAGCAACTCGAACTGCGTTACGGTTTGGAAAACGTCGTCGGCCACGACTACAAAATGCTCAAGCTGTTCGACCTCATCGAGAGCGTCGCCGAGAGCCGCACAACCGTTCTCATCTCCGGCGAATCGGGCACGGGCAAGAGCCTGATCGCGCGAGCGGTTCATCACCGATCCGATCGGCGCGACAAGCCGTTCATCGAGGTTTCGTGCGGCGCGATCCCCGAAGGCCTCCTTGAATCAGAGCTGTTTGGCCATGCCAAGGGCGCGTTCACCGGTGCGGTGGCGGATAAAGAGGGCAAGTTCAAGGCGGCTGAAGGCGGAACGATTTTTCTAGATGAAATCAATTCGGCGTCGCCGGCGCTTCAGGTGAAACTGCTTCGCGTCCTGCAGGAGCGGCGCTACGAGCCGGTCGGGTCGAACAAAACGATCAACGCCGACGTGCGCGTCATCCTGGCGTCCAACGTCGATCTCAAGCGCGAAGTCGAAGCCGGGCGGTTCCGCCAGGATCTGTACTATCGCGTTAACGTTCTGTCACTGCACGTCCCGCCGCTCGTGGAGCGGCTGGGCGACATCGAACTGCTCGCGCAGCACTTTCTCGCCAAGCATCGCGCAGAATTGAAAAAAGAGATCGTCGGCCTGTCGCCCGAAACGCTCACGACGCTTCAGCGCTACCACTGGCCCGGCAACGTACGCGAGCTGGAAAACGCCCTGGAGCGGGCCGTCGTCCTCTGCCGCGGCAAATTCATCCAGCCCGAGGACTTGCCGCCGGCGATCGTCGAAGAGGCCTCACTGAAGGCATCGGCCGCCGCGGAGGGAAGCCCCGTCGGCACGACGGCGCCGGCCGCGCCATCCGGCAAGTGGTTCACGATCCACCAGTTCGCGGCGATGTCGCTCAAGGACGCGATGGAAGAGCCGGAGCGGCAGATTCTTGAAGCCGCGCTCAAGCTCAACCGCTGGAACCGGCAGACGACCGCCGAGATGCTCCAGATCAATCGCACGACGCTGTACAAGAAAATGAAGCACTACGGCCTGGAGTACGACCCGGATCAGCACAGCTAG
- a CDS encoding UDP-glucuronate decarboxylase — protein sequence MNILVTGAAGFIGYHLSRRFALAGHRVIGMDNMVTGSDANVRALQALPGFEFIRHDIEQPLALPGPIDRIFNFACPASPADFDTKAVEIMLTCSIGVKNLLDLARAKNALFLQASTSECYGDPPPEHHPQKETYRGNVNTLGPRAPYDEGKRFAEAMTMTYHRMHGLHTRIVRIFNTYGPHMRADDGRALPNFISQALSGKPLTIHGDGSQTRSFCYVDDLVEAICRTADSDVVDPINIGNDSEITIKEVAQAVIESCGSKSPLIFTDRPMNDPERRRPDLSRAREALGWQPSMPWREGFKRTIAYFRANLAGMRP from the coding sequence ATGAACATCCTGGTCACCGGTGCAGCCGGATTCATTGGCTATCACCTGTCGCGGCGCTTCGCGCTAGCGGGCCATCGCGTCATCGGAATGGACAACATGGTGACCGGAAGCGACGCAAACGTGCGAGCGCTCCAGGCCCTGCCCGGGTTTGAGTTCATTCGGCACGACATTGAACAACCGTTGGCGCTGCCCGGCCCCATCGATCGCATTTTCAACTTCGCCTGCCCAGCCAGTCCAGCGGATTTCGACACCAAGGCCGTTGAGATCATGCTCACCTGCAGCATCGGCGTGAAGAATCTCCTCGATCTCGCCCGCGCCAAGAACGCGCTCTTTCTCCAGGCATCGACCAGCGAGTGCTACGGCGACCCGCCCCCGGAGCACCATCCACAAAAGGAAACCTATCGCGGCAACGTCAACACGCTCGGGCCGCGCGCGCCCTACGACGAAGGCAAGCGCTTCGCCGAAGCCATGACCATGACGTATCACCGGATGCACGGTCTTCACACGCGGATCGTGCGAATCTTCAATACCTACGGGCCGCACATGCGCGCTGACGACGGCCGCGCCCTGCCGAACTTCATTTCGCAGGCTCTATCCGGCAAACCACTGACGATCCACGGCGACGGCTCGCAGACGCGTTCTTTCTGTTACGTCGATGACCTCGTGGAAGCGATCTGCCGCACGGCGGACAGTGATGTAGTCGATCCGATCAACATCGGGAACGATTCAGAGATCACCATCAAAGAGGTGGCGCAGGCCGTGATCGAGTCTTGCGGCAGCAAAAGCCCGCTGATCTTCACAGATCGGCCCATGAACGATCCCGAACGACGCCGGCCCGACTTGAGCCGAGCCAGGGAGGCGCTGGGCTGGCAGCCCTCAATGCCATGGCGCGAGGGTTTCAAACGGACGATTGCCTATTTTCGCGCGAACCTCGCAGGCATGCGGCCATAA
- the kinE gene encoding Sporulation kinase E gives MPRTPTNTIASPSMTDQTALLAMDALSAGVIVFDRSLQVVHRNDTARRLLPDLPDVPDLLARLASQSNYEEWRTELRRVVDQRRPRRLDISVAREDGSQSVYQIDLLALRPLDRAGVGAGGVLCVEDVTSRATLERRLAVSERLAAVGKLAARVAHELNNPLDGVMRYINLAIRRLEQMAPARGQPLDASLLRYLENAKTGATRMSEIIVGLLEFYRSAPPAFEQATVNKIVEDAVTAMEARAHDCKVTVVCHFHQTDTPVVRGSSIFQVFCNLIKNAIDAMPDGGTLSITTRLDGREDSARCIVTFCDTGSGLPDDVQKIFEPFFTTKAPGKGTGLGLAVCRELIEKCGGSIEARRGNPRGAEMVVSIPVHDPRLPNRGPLPRST, from the coding sequence ATGCCGCGAACGCCAACCAACACGATCGCCAGCCCGTCGATGACCGATCAGACGGCACTGCTCGCCATGGATGCCCTTTCGGCCGGCGTGATCGTCTTTGACCGATCGCTGCAAGTCGTGCATCGAAACGACACGGCGCGCCGGCTTCTGCCCGACCTGCCCGATGTTCCCGATCTGCTCGCACGTCTTGCGAGTCAGAGCAACTACGAAGAATGGCGGACCGAACTGCGCCGCGTCGTCGATCAACGACGGCCCCGGCGGCTGGACATCTCAGTCGCCCGCGAAGACGGCTCTCAATCCGTCTATCAAATTGACTTGCTGGCGCTTCGGCCGCTCGACCGTGCCGGGGTGGGAGCGGGCGGCGTGTTGTGTGTGGAGGATGTCACCTCGCGCGCGACGCTGGAGCGGCGGCTCGCGGTGTCGGAGCGCCTCGCCGCGGTCGGCAAACTGGCGGCACGGGTCGCGCACGAACTGAACAATCCGCTCGATGGCGTGATGCGCTACATCAATCTGGCGATTCGCCGATTGGAGCAAATGGCGCCGGCGCGCGGACAGCCGCTGGATGCTTCGCTCCTGCGCTACCTGGAGAACGCGAAGACAGGCGCAACGCGCATGAGCGAGATCATCGTCGGCCTACTGGAGTTCTACCGCAGCGCCCCGCCCGCCTTTGAGCAGGCAACCGTCAACAAGATCGTCGAGGACGCTGTCACCGCCATGGAGGCGCGGGCCCACGACTGCAAAGTGACCGTCGTCTGTCACTTCCACCAGACTGATACGCCCGTCGTCCGCGGCAGCAGCATCTTTCAGGTGTTCTGCAATCTCATCAAGAACGCCATCGACGCCATGCCGGACGGCGGTACGCTCTCCATCACGACGCGCCTCGACGGCCGGGAGGATTCCGCCCGATGCATCGTCACGTTCTGCGATACCGGTTCGGGACTGCCTGACGACGTGCAAAAGATTTTCGAGCCGTTCTTCACCACGAAAGCACCGGGCAAGGGCACAGGGCTGGGGCTAGCCGTCTGCCGCGAATTGATCGAAAAATGCGGTGGGTCGATCGAAGCGCGGCGCGGCAATCCACGCGGCGCGGAGATGGTTGTATCAATCCCGGTTCACGATCCACGACTGCCTAACCGAGGCCCGCTGCCCCGGTCGACTTAG
- a CDS encoding putative FAD-linked oxidoreductase, producing MSDAVDDVLQRSLGALDELRGRIRGEVRADRLSRALYSTDASIYQMTPSGVVLPRTVEDVCETVRACARHGAPITARGAGTGLAGGAVNIGVQLDCSRYLNRIIAVDAARRMAVVEPGVVLDELNASLAPMGLHFAPDVATSSRATLGGMIANNSCGAHSVLVGRTVDHVLALEAVLSDGSVARWGEGAALAELERTRGPIRPSRLAVDAERTLAGIATEFTSEIAARYPKVMRRNGGYALDRLRSEGGRINVETVLCGSEGTLAIVTAAVVKLMPLPTCRGLVVAHFTELLDALAATPVCLEHGPAAVELIDKLILDAARESKHGAARDRLIEGDPRGILVVELYDDSPSQLSERLHAVAADLRQRGMGYAWPVVTDAAEQAGVWNLRKAGLGLLMSRPGERQPYDFVDDCAVDPARLRDFIARFMAVLREEGVEECSYYAHASVGCLHVKPVLNLRRLSDVRRMLRVADRISALTLEFGGALTGEHGDGLVRSCWLERMFGPALVGAFARVKAAFDPGNILNPGKIVSPRGMADNLRWRPVEDELPRCSAGQPGRESAAHSPVELTVLDFSAQGGMAGLAEMCSGVGQCRSRLVGTMCPSYMATGDERDTTRGRANALRLALGDHGLLHGLDDPALDEVMDLCLSCKACKTECPTGVDMAKLKAEWLCRRNEHAGVPWRSRAVAAMPGLAKWVSLAPGVANAVMQSRWTRAAMERLIGLDRRIAPPRLANQTFRGWWRRASRNISRRGKAAASGEVVYFVDTWTNYYAPQVGIAAVRVLESLDFRVRIVDNVCCGRPAISKGLLHDSARLAERNIALLAPFAEAGVPIVGTEPSCILTFSDEVPQFVRSNEARQVARQAMMIESLLAAHTDALRRLALPGRSRVVYHAHCHQKAMPGSADAMAALGAVCDATEIPSGCCGMAGSFGHEVEHYDVARAIGEQRLFPAVRARDGARVAVSGFSCREQIAHHTAERPAHLIEVVAEVLRAGNVVS from the coding sequence ATGAGCGACGCGGTCGACGACGTGCTTCAACGATCGCTCGGCGCGTTGGATGAGTTGCGCGGGCGCATTCGGGGCGAGGTGCGGGCCGATCGGCTCTCGCGGGCGTTGTACTCAACCGATGCCAGCATCTATCAGATGACGCCATCCGGCGTCGTACTGCCCCGAACCGTCGAAGATGTCTGCGAGACCGTTCGAGCCTGCGCGCGGCACGGCGCGCCGATCACCGCGCGCGGCGCGGGGACGGGTCTTGCCGGCGGGGCGGTGAACATTGGCGTCCAACTTGATTGCTCGCGGTACTTGAATCGGATCATCGCGGTGGACGCTGCGCGACGGATGGCCGTCGTCGAACCGGGCGTGGTGCTCGATGAGCTGAATGCGTCGCTGGCGCCGATGGGGCTGCACTTCGCGCCGGACGTGGCGACGAGCAGCAGGGCGACGCTCGGGGGCATGATCGCGAACAATTCCTGCGGGGCGCACTCGGTACTGGTCGGCCGCACGGTGGATCATGTGCTCGCGCTGGAAGCTGTCCTGTCGGATGGATCGGTGGCGCGGTGGGGCGAAGGCGCGGCGCTGGCGGAGCTGGAGCGAACGCGCGGGCCGATTCGGCCGTCCCGGCTGGCGGTCGATGCGGAGCGGACGCTGGCAGGAATTGCAACCGAGTTCACATCGGAGATCGCCGCGCGCTACCCGAAAGTGATGCGTCGCAACGGCGGCTACGCGCTGGACCGGCTGCGAAGCGAAGGCGGGCGCATCAACGTCGAGACGGTCCTCTGCGGCAGCGAGGGGACGCTGGCGATTGTGACGGCCGCGGTGGTGAAGCTGATGCCGCTGCCCACGTGCCGGGGGTTGGTCGTCGCGCATTTCACGGAGTTGCTGGATGCGCTCGCGGCAACGCCGGTCTGCCTTGAACACGGCCCCGCAGCGGTCGAGTTGATCGACAAGCTGATCCTCGACGCCGCGAGAGAAAGCAAGCACGGCGCGGCGCGCGATCGGCTGATTGAGGGCGATCCGCGCGGGATCCTCGTGGTAGAACTTTATGACGACTCGCCGTCGCAGTTGAGCGAGCGGCTTCATGCCGTCGCGGCCGATCTTCGTCAGCGCGGCATGGGCTATGCGTGGCCCGTGGTGACGGACGCGGCGGAGCAGGCGGGCGTGTGGAACCTGCGCAAGGCCGGTCTGGGTCTGTTGATGTCCCGCCCCGGCGAGCGGCAACCATACGACTTTGTGGACGACTGTGCCGTGGATCCGGCACGGCTGCGGGACTTCATCGCGCGATTCATGGCCGTGTTGCGAGAAGAGGGCGTCGAGGAATGCAGCTACTACGCTCATGCAAGCGTCGGCTGTCTGCACGTCAAACCTGTGCTCAACCTGCGGCGATTGTCCGACGTGCGTCGCATGCTTCGCGTGGCTGATCGGATCAGCGCGCTGACGCTGGAGTTCGGCGGCGCTCTAACGGGGGAGCACGGCGACGGGCTGGTGCGAAGTTGCTGGCTGGAGCGGATGTTCGGGCCGGCACTGGTGGGCGCGTTCGCACGGGTGAAGGCGGCGTTCGATCCCGGCAACATTCTCAATCCCGGGAAGATTGTCTCGCCGCGGGGAATGGCTGACAACCTTCGCTGGCGGCCGGTTGAGGACGAGCTTCCCCGATGCAGCGCGGGTCAACCCGGGCGCGAGTCCGCTGCGCACTCGCCGGTTGAATTGACGGTGCTGGACTTTTCGGCGCAAGGTGGCATGGCGGGCCTTGCCGAAATGTGCAGCGGTGTCGGTCAGTGCCGCTCGCGCCTCGTTGGAACCATGTGCCCGTCCTACATGGCGACCGGCGACGAACGCGACACGACGCGAGGCCGGGCCAATGCGCTGCGGCTGGCGCTGGGCGATCATGGATTGCTGCACGGGCTGGACGATCCCGCGCTGGACGAGGTGATGGACCTGTGCCTTTCGTGCAAGGCGTGCAAGACCGAGTGTCCGACGGGCGTCGACATGGCGAAGCTGAAGGCGGAGTGGCTGTGCCGGCGAAATGAGCATGCCGGCGTGCCGTGGCGCAGCCGGGCCGTGGCGGCGATGCCGGGGCTTGCGAAGTGGGTGAGCCTCGCGCCGGGTGTTGCCAACGCCGTGATGCAGTCGCGATGGACGCGTGCGGCAATGGAGCGATTGATCGGGCTGGACCGTCGCATCGCGCCGCCGAGGCTGGCGAACCAGACGTTTCGCGGGTGGTGGCGCCGGGCGTCACGAAACATCTCGCGCCGGGGCAAGGCGGCAGCAAGCGGCGAAGTTGTCTATTTCGTCGATACATGGACGAACTACTATGCGCCGCAGGTCGGCATCGCAGCGGTGCGCGTGCTGGAATCGCTCGATTTTCGCGTCCGGATCGTTGACAACGTCTGCTGCGGGCGACCGGCGATCAGCAAGGGACTTTTGCACGATTCGGCGCGGCTGGCCGAGCGCAACATCGCTCTGCTCGCGCCATTTGCCGAAGCGGGCGTGCCGATCGTCGGCACGGAGCCGAGTTGCATTCTCACTTTCAGTGACGAAGTGCCGCAGTTCGTGCGCTCGAACGAAGCGCGGCAGGTTGCGCGGCAGGCCATGATGATCGAGTCGTTACTGGCAGCGCACACGGACGCTTTGCGCCGGCTCGCGCTGCCCGGGCGCTCGCGCGTGGTGTATCACGCGCACTGCCACCAGAAGGCGATGCCCGGCTCGGCCGATGCGATGGCGGCGCTCGGCGCGGTCTGCGATGCAACGGAGATTCCCAGCGGCTGCTGCGGCATGGCCGGCTCGTTCGGCCACGAGGTTGAGCACTACGACGTGGCTCGCGCGATCGGCGAGCAGCGATTGTTTCCCGCTGTGCGGGCGCGCGATGGAGCGCGGGTCGCGGTCTCGGGCTTCTCTTGTCGTGAACAAATTGCGCACCACACAGCGGAGCGACCGGCGCACCTCATCGAAGTGGTCGCGGAGGTTCTTCGTGCCGGAAATGTTGTTTCTTGA
- a CDS encoding bifunctional 3-demethylubiquinone-9 3-methyltransferase/ 2-octaprenyl-6-hydroxy phenol methylase has product MTTEVNSADAVRPCPLCGAEGAAQLFAGGDTVYQTGGRWSVVRCTACGMMFVDPAVPADEMGRYYPSSYAAHAAAGADGRRRRRDPWDRLVSWGEARLLDVGCGSGGYLARMRDRGWRCVGIEPSAAAVAAARAAGLDVVQGVLPGGQVTGPFEVAVMLGVVGCVPDPLATLRAIRELLVPGGQFIVSVHNAASAAAERFGPYWQGWDMPRHYSHFTPVTMRMMLERAGFERIRLSWRRRSSRWRHSARALLREQRGSRLMEWTARSRLVASWMSAVHGRGSRSDEIIAEAVR; this is encoded by the coding sequence ATGACAACGGAAGTTAATTCGGCCGACGCAGTGCGCCCGTGTCCGCTTTGCGGTGCCGAAGGGGCGGCGCAGCTGTTTGCAGGGGGGGATACGGTCTACCAAACCGGGGGCCGGTGGAGCGTGGTCCGCTGCACGGCGTGCGGAATGATGTTCGTTGATCCGGCCGTGCCTGCGGACGAGATGGGGCGGTACTACCCCAGTTCCTATGCGGCGCATGCGGCAGCCGGCGCGGACGGCAGGCGAAGGCGGCGTGATCCGTGGGACCGGTTGGTTTCCTGGGGCGAGGCCCGACTGCTCGACGTCGGGTGCGGTAGCGGTGGTTATCTGGCGCGGATGCGCGATCGCGGCTGGCGATGCGTCGGCATCGAACCGTCCGCAGCGGCGGTGGCGGCGGCGCGGGCGGCCGGATTGGATGTCGTGCAGGGAGTGCTGCCGGGGGGGCAGGTCACTGGTCCGTTTGAAGTCGCCGTGATGCTCGGCGTCGTGGGTTGTGTACCCGATCCACTTGCGACGCTTCGCGCCATTCGAGAATTGCTCGTGCCCGGGGGGCAGTTCATCGTGTCAGTACACAATGCGGCGTCGGCAGCGGCGGAGCGATTCGGTCCGTACTGGCAGGGGTGGGACATGCCTCGTCACTACTCGCATTTTACGCCGGTCACGATGCGAATGATGCTGGAGCGCGCCGGGTTTGAGCGCATCCGGCTCTCGTGGCGGCGGCGTTCGTCGCGCTGGCGGCATTCGGCGCGCGCCCTGCTTCGCGAGCAACGGGGAAGCCGGCTGATGGAATGGACGGCTCGCTCGCGCCTTGTGGCGAGTTGGATGTCGGCGGTTCATGGTCGAGGGTCGCGCTCGGATGAGATCATTGCCGAGGCCGTCCGATGA
- a CDS encoding flagellar motor switch protein has product MLSQTELDTALNDAQAAVETLANDVSSTLEPALKEQSAALGEAEPSASAPTSAPHSAVREDAARDKTPAVRPAGEAVSNHSSSANAAAPPPSTPPAVVLSPKLKRVLKLRVPVVVRLAQRPIRMVEILKLTPGNILEFERTVDSDLDLMVNNQAIGSGKAVKVNERFGLRIESIGDARQRLQQMTGG; this is encoded by the coding sequence ATGCTGAGTCAAACCGAACTGGATACGGCCTTGAACGACGCACAGGCGGCGGTGGAAACCCTCGCCAACGATGTGTCGTCGACGCTTGAGCCGGCGCTGAAGGAACAATCCGCCGCGCTAGGTGAAGCGGAGCCTTCCGCGTCGGCACCGACATCCGCGCCGCATTCAGCCGTTCGGGAGGACGCCGCAAGGGACAAGACTCCGGCAGTTCGTCCCGCCGGCGAGGCTGTGTCCAACCATTCGTCTTCTGCGAATGCCGCGGCACCGCCGCCATCCACACCTCCCGCCGTCGTTCTTTCACCCAAGCTCAAGCGTGTCTTGAAGCTCCGCGTCCCGGTCGTTGTCCGGCTGGCCCAGCGGCCGATACGCATGGTCGAGATTCTGAAACTGACGCCGGGCAATATCCTGGAATTCGAACGGACGGTTGACAGCGACCTGGACCTGATGGTGAACAATCAGGCGATCGGCTCAGGGAAGGCCGTGAAGGTCAACGAGCGATTCGGTCTGCGCATCGAGTCAATTGGAGACGCGCGGCAGCGGTTGCAGCAGATGACCGGCGGTTAG